The Desulfatiglans sp. genomic interval ATTGACCCCTGATGGTTCAACCTTGGCTGTTGACCTGGGTGCCGGAAGCGGATTCCAGTCAATCCCCCTTGCTGAGGCCGGATATTATGTAACAGCAATTGATCTCAGTGCAAAACTCCTTGATGAATTGAAGGCAAATTCGAAAGAACTTCCGATAACTATTGTTAAAGGTGATCTGTTGGAGTTTGATAATATCATCAATAAAAAACCGGAGTTGATTGTCTGCATGACAGATACGATTGTCCACCTTGACTCAAAGGATATGGTCTCTTTACTTTTTGGAAAGGTATTTAATGAATTGGAGCCTGATGGAAAATTCGTTATTTCCTTCCGCGATCTGGCCCATGAGTTAAAAGACCTTGATAGATTTATACCAGTAAGAAGTGATGATAATACTGTTTTTACCTGCTTTCTCGAATATGAACCTGAGCATGTTAATGTTCATGATATTGTATACAGGAAGATAGATGGCAAATGGAATCTGTTTAAAAGCTTTTTCAGAAAGCTGCGTCTGTCAAGGGAATGGGTTGAGGGACAAATGGTACAATATGGATTTAAAATATTGATATCTGATTTTGAAAATGGTTTTATAACTATGGTTGTTCAGAAGTAAGTAAATTTGCCAGGGGCCAAGGAGTCGATGGTTCAAGGGGTCGAGTGAAAATCGATTTACCGCTCGTTCACTTAGTCAGGTTGGGTTTAGTGAAGCAGCCCAACAGGATATTTATTTAAGGGTGTTGGGTTAAAACCCCGACCTGCTGGATGCCAGATCAAGTCTGGCATGACGTCATCCAACATTATTAGGCATATTCGTCATTCCCGACTTGATCGGGAATCTAGGGCTTTACCTCTCGTTCACACGGACATTGTGGGAATATTTACATTAACGCCCTGCGTTTTATCGCCAAAATTATGACCATTGTTAAAAGTTAGGTATTTGTTTTTACACTCGACCCCTTGACCCCTTACCTATCTCACCTTCACCCCCAGATACTTCTTCACATCATAATACCCTGCATTACGTGCCAGTGCCCCGAAGGTGCCTAATGTTAATCCGCTGGGTGGTGTTTTGCCAATCTCGTTAACTCCATAGAAGCACCCGCAGTCATGCATGGTTCTCTTGTTAAAAACGATTGTGCCCTGGCTGCCGTTGCACGCCTCTTCTATCCATGTGAAAAGGTATGTGTCTTCCCTCAGTTTTACATATTTGCATGGAGAACTCCACATCATGCCTGGCACATCATTCTTGTAAAAGATGGTCCATGAGTATGAGAAGGGTGTGCTGTATACATGGATGGATGTCATGAAATCACTGTATGACCATGTGAGTGAGGTACCCACCAGTTCATCAGTAAAGTGGTGCCTTAACATGCCGGGCGCCCTGACGCCTTCCATTTCAATAATGCCGAATATTACCTCCTGTGACACCTCATTTGCCATGTAAGGTGAACCAAGCATGGAGTAAACGCACGTGGTAAGTCCGTTTACAAGGTCTAATACAATGTAAACGCTTTCATGGGGGGTGGTATCACTATGGGGGTTAACGAAAACAATCATCTTTTCAGCTGGCTCAAATGCCTCATAAGGTTCTTCATGCCATTTTACCTCTCCTTCACGGCGGTATCTCAGTTTTTTTATCTCATCAAACCTGTAATTCCATACAGGGCCATTATTGTCGTAGCGGAGAGTAAGCTCTTTACCCACAAGTAAATCATTTAAGGGCATCTTGTTACCTAATGTGCCTGAATCCATAACCCCTGCATCGTTAAAGGGAGGCGGGCTTTTTTTTACTATTTCATTC includes:
- a CDS encoding class I SAM-dependent methyltransferase, translated to MATVKQHYEEVLADVYSWMYGGFENGLQRNREFISKHGLTPDGSTLAVDLGAGSGFQSIPLAEAGYYVTAIDLSAKLLDELKANSKELPITIVKGDLLEFDNIINKKPELIVCMTDTIVHLDSKDMVSLLFGKVFNELEPDGKFVISFRDLAHELKDLDRFIPVRSDDNTVFTCFLEYEPEHVNVHDIVYRKIDGKWNLFKSFFRKLRLSREWVEGQMVQYGFKILISDFENGFITMVVQK